Proteins encoded together in one Terriglobus saanensis SP1PR4 window:
- a CDS encoding DUF971 domain-containing protein, whose protein sequence is MSHEGIRIVSEEESRRIAAEDERTFSADAFTPTKVRVRITEGTGVEIEWKDGHLSSWTFQWLRDACPCATCHEAREASGMAVGERKPQPMQILPMYQAPVKPLEATPVGRYALRFKWNDGHESGIYSWDYLRRICRCFVCRAELGID, encoded by the coding sequence GTGAGCCACGAAGGCATACGCATCGTCAGTGAAGAGGAGTCCAGGCGCATTGCCGCTGAAGATGAGCGGACCTTCTCCGCCGATGCGTTTACGCCGACGAAGGTGCGCGTTCGCATCACCGAAGGTACAGGCGTGGAGATCGAGTGGAAGGACGGCCACCTCTCTTCGTGGACCTTCCAATGGCTGCGCGATGCCTGTCCTTGTGCCACATGCCATGAAGCGCGCGAAGCCAGCGGCATGGCAGTCGGTGAACGCAAGCCGCAGCCGATGCAGATCCTGCCGATGTATCAGGCGCCGGTGAAACCGCTGGAAGCAACGCCCGTGGGCCGTTATGCTCTCCGCTTCAAATGGAACGATGGGCACGAGAGCGGCATTTATTCGTGGGACTATCTACGCCGCATCTGCCGGTGCTTTGTCTGCCGCGCAGAGTTAGGAATCGATTGA
- a CDS encoding DUF3050 domain-containing protein produces the protein MTTSTPTSQTERLDSLQQRLRPFYARLAEHPLYASFRTVEDLHIFMEAHVFAVWDFMSLLKTLQRGLTCVEVPWTPSAKPESRRLVNEIVLGEESDIYEGKHVSHFELYRMAMQACGADTSAMDSLLQLLARGEDLDTALEQCGAPLEAIIFVKGTFQVIAKGSLHATAAAFTFGREDLIPEMFKGFVRDLAQKLAGSLGIFLWYLERHIEVDGEEHGPMALRMVSDLCGDDDRKWSEAEEAARIALEERLQLWDGIHARIKNA, from the coding sequence ATGACGACCTCCACTCCTACATCGCAGACAGAACGCCTGGATTCCCTGCAACAGCGCCTGCGTCCCTTCTATGCACGACTGGCGGAGCATCCCCTTTACGCGAGCTTTCGCACGGTGGAAGATCTCCACATCTTCATGGAAGCGCACGTCTTCGCAGTGTGGGACTTCATGAGCTTACTTAAGACATTGCAGCGCGGGCTTACGTGCGTCGAAGTGCCCTGGACTCCTTCTGCCAAGCCGGAGAGCCGACGTCTTGTGAACGAGATCGTTCTCGGCGAAGAGAGCGACATCTACGAAGGCAAGCACGTCAGCCACTTCGAGCTGTATCGCATGGCCATGCAAGCCTGCGGTGCGGATACCTCCGCGATGGATTCCCTCCTGCAACTGCTGGCTAGGGGTGAAGATCTCGACACAGCACTGGAACAATGTGGCGCTCCCCTTGAAGCCATCATCTTTGTAAAAGGCACCTTTCAGGTCATCGCGAAGGGCAGTCTGCATGCTACGGCGGCGGCCTTCACCTTTGGTCGTGAAGACCTGATCCCGGAGATGTTCAAGGGCTTCGTCCGCGACCTCGCTCAGAAGCTCGCAGGCAGTCTCGGCATCTTCCTCTGGTATCTTGAGCGGCACATCGAGGTAGATGGTGAAGAGCACGGCCCCATGGCTCTGCGCATGGTGAGCGATCTCTGTGGCGACGATGATCGCAAGTGGAGCGAAGCGGAAGAGGCCGCCCGCATTGCTCTGGAAGAGCGTCTGCAGCTTTGGGACGGCATCCACGCACGGATCAAAAACGCCTGA
- a CDS encoding GXWXG domain-containing protein: MSNVTTFQQLKKEHKFSNDMKLWDLFDSLDSVGIEDSLGLYQGGGFDTGHWLFQLMGEMKWYGKNFVSQMGVVPLLCYNQEGHIYSEGMFGGASLWMTEFRGKPSVMLNYDKEPVFDHFRKVDNNTLLGIVNGKTLSNGKDIVENGKFQFVYLERVAELPAKFVTT, encoded by the coding sequence ATGAGCAACGTCACAACGTTTCAGCAATTGAAGAAAGAACATAAGTTTTCGAACGACATGAAGCTGTGGGATTTATTCGACTCCCTCGACTCAGTAGGGATTGAAGATAGTTTGGGTTTATATCAAGGCGGGGGCTTCGATACAGGTCATTGGCTTTTTCAGTTGATGGGCGAGATGAAGTGGTACGGGAAAAATTTCGTATCGCAGATGGGTGTTGTTCCACTCCTTTGCTATAACCAGGAGGGTCATATCTATTCCGAAGGGATGTTCGGCGGGGCGAGCCTCTGGATGACAGAGTTTCGAGGAAAGCCCTCTGTCATGCTTAACTACGACAAAGAGCCGGTGTTTGACCATTTCCGCAAAGTGGATAACAACACTTTGCTTGGTATCGTGAACGGAAAGACGCTGTCCAACGGAAAAGATATTGTTGAAAACGGCAAATTCCAGTTCGTTTATCTGGAGCGCGTTGCCGAGCTTCCCGCAAAATTTGTCACGACGTAA
- a CDS encoding MFS transporter, which yields MPPPSKSSTKPNVFRSPDFTRYQLARLLVILGAEAQSVAVAWQVYQITHSALFLGYTGLALFLPGIFFVLPAGHAADRYNRKHIILICYAVQAVATALLFWMSYQQTRNIAALFAILFVIGAGRAFSGPASSAILPSLVGEGQFVKAVTWGSAVFQVANILGPAVGGVMFTLSLPGVFSRLDGGPIVYLFTILMLVTFIVLVSTIHPRREVSEKGKFSIENILAGMSYVFKTKVLLGSISLDLFAVLLGGATSLMPIFAQDILHAGPRGLGLLRGMPAIGALLMSLTLSFFPIRRRAGLLMLIGVGVFGSATVLFGYSTSIPISLFALFLIGASDNISVVVRASILQLATPPEMRGRVSAINWLFLGASNEFGEFESGLTAHWLGAVRAVVLGGFGSLAVTGLWAVFFPRLRLVNQLTAESLMEANREYASSEPID from the coding sequence ATGCCGCCTCCGAGTAAAAGCTCAACAAAACCCAACGTATTCCGATCACCAGATTTCACCCGTTACCAGCTCGCGCGCCTGCTGGTCATCCTCGGCGCTGAGGCGCAGTCGGTTGCGGTAGCGTGGCAGGTTTACCAGATCACGCACTCTGCGCTGTTTCTGGGATACACCGGCCTCGCACTCTTTCTCCCCGGAATCTTCTTCGTTCTACCCGCCGGCCACGCCGCGGATCGCTATAACCGCAAGCACATCATCCTGATCTGCTACGCCGTCCAGGCTGTGGCGACCGCTCTACTTTTCTGGATGTCGTATCAGCAGACGCGTAATATCGCGGCCCTCTTCGCCATTCTCTTTGTCATCGGGGCTGGACGCGCCTTCTCCGGTCCGGCATCGTCGGCGATCCTTCCCTCACTCGTGGGCGAAGGACAATTTGTGAAGGCGGTCACATGGGGCTCGGCCGTCTTTCAAGTCGCAAACATTCTGGGGCCCGCTGTCGGCGGTGTCATGTTTACTCTCTCCCTGCCCGGCGTCTTCTCCCGGCTGGATGGCGGCCCCATCGTCTATCTCTTCACCATCCTGATGCTGGTGACTTTTATCGTTTTGGTCTCGACGATTCATCCCCGGCGCGAGGTCTCGGAGAAGGGGAAATTCTCTATCGAGAACATCCTTGCCGGCATGTCCTACGTCTTCAAGACGAAGGTCCTGCTCGGATCGATCTCCCTGGACCTCTTCGCCGTCCTTCTGGGCGGAGCGACTTCGCTCATGCCGATCTTTGCGCAGGACATCCTGCACGCTGGGCCGCGCGGTCTGGGTCTGTTGCGCGGCATGCCCGCAATCGGCGCTCTCTTGATGTCGCTGACCTTGAGCTTCTTTCCCATACGCCGCCGCGCGGGTCTGCTGATGCTGATCGGCGTCGGTGTCTTCGGTTCGGCGACCGTGCTCTTCGGCTATTCCACGTCGATTCCAATTTCTCTCTTCGCACTCTTTTTGATCGGAGCGAGTGACAACATCTCGGTCGTGGTGCGTGCGTCCATCCTGCAACTGGCCACGCCGCCGGAGATGCGCGGACGCGTTTCTGCCATCAACTGGCTCTTCCTGGGTGCATCCAATGAGTTTGGCGAGTTTGAAAGCGGCCTGACGGCGCATTGGTTGGGTGCTGTGCGCGCCGTGGTTTTAGGTGGCTTCGGATCGCTGGCAGTCACAGGATTGTGGGCGGTCTTCTTTCCGCGTCTGCGTCTCGTCAACCAGTTGACGGCGGAGTCGCTGATGGAAGCCAACCGCGAGTACGCCTCTTCAGAACCGATCGACTAA
- a CDS encoding TolC family protein — MTRFRLNQLLVVATVLSLGAVAVAEDADVLPQGPQPQNVVSAPAPLVASLSIPSKIEGVEIAHSTGAALPLSLDQAIDLALKRSLSVALNQQNERQIGGLQLTVLNALIPSLSFSAQTSTQEVNLAAMGFKPATVAAFLPAGTTFDTIVKYDTTSAQVNLAQQLFNLPAYEAYKASKETARAIVFNSLLNRGDVVQGVATQYLMVLSDVDAIRNAQSQLISDTELVRQSAARHDAGVGTNLDLLRARVEMQQRERDLIVAQNNFAKDKIQLNRLMGIAADQELELTDPMPYNALEQLPLEDAKRLAYTRRKDLLSLQAQLQSSVLQRKAIRYERLPVVSVNGYYGVIGQTTGLYHGNFTAQGGLNFPIFEEARIRGDAEIAEADLRKLRAQIGSLRIDIEQQIRSSKLDVDSSAELVQVTRSNVALAIEALDQSSQRYRAGVDDTLPVVQAQATLADAQQRQTAAVFRFNQAKINLARATGVVETQYQNYLGK, encoded by the coding sequence TTGACCCGATTTCGACTCAATCAACTCCTGGTCGTGGCAACGGTCCTCTCCCTTGGAGCAGTGGCGGTTGCCGAGGACGCCGATGTACTCCCGCAGGGCCCACAGCCCCAGAACGTGGTCAGCGCTCCTGCTCCGCTGGTCGCCTCTCTCTCCATCCCGTCGAAGATCGAGGGTGTCGAGATCGCCCATTCCACGGGCGCAGCGCTGCCGCTGTCGCTCGATCAGGCCATTGACCTCGCCCTAAAGCGGAGCTTGTCTGTCGCTTTGAATCAGCAGAACGAGCGGCAGATTGGTGGTTTACAGCTCACCGTTCTGAACGCGTTGATTCCTTCGCTCTCCTTTTCCGCGCAGACCTCGACGCAAGAGGTGAACCTGGCGGCGATGGGTTTCAAACCGGCAACGGTTGCTGCTTTTCTTCCTGCAGGAACTACTTTCGACACCATCGTGAAGTACGACACGACGAGCGCCCAGGTCAATCTGGCGCAGCAGCTCTTCAACCTTCCTGCCTACGAGGCGTATAAGGCGTCGAAAGAAACAGCCCGTGCGATTGTCTTCAACTCTCTGCTTAACCGTGGAGACGTGGTCCAAGGCGTAGCTACCCAGTATCTGATGGTGCTTTCGGACGTAGACGCGATTCGCAACGCGCAATCGCAACTGATTTCGGACACAGAGCTTGTGCGCCAGTCCGCAGCTCGCCACGATGCCGGTGTGGGAACGAACCTCGATCTTCTGCGCGCGCGTGTAGAGATGCAGCAGCGCGAACGCGATCTGATCGTCGCGCAGAACAACTTCGCCAAGGACAAGATTCAGCTCAACCGCCTGATGGGCATCGCTGCCGACCAGGAGCTGGAACTTACAGACCCCATGCCGTATAACGCGCTGGAGCAGCTTCCTCTGGAAGACGCAAAGCGTCTGGCCTACACGCGGCGCAAGGATCTTCTCAGCCTGCAGGCTCAATTGCAATCTTCGGTCTTACAACGCAAGGCTATCCGCTACGAGCGCCTGCCTGTCGTCTCCGTGAACGGCTATTACGGTGTTATTGGACAGACAACCGGTCTTTACCACGGTAACTTTACCGCACAGGGTGGTCTGAACTTTCCTATCTTTGAAGAAGCGCGTATTCGCGGCGATGCAGAGATTGCAGAAGCCGATCTCCGCAAACTTCGCGCCCAGATCGGCAGTCTTCGGATCGACATTGAACAACAGATCCGTTCCTCAAAGCTGGATGTCGATTCGTCCGCCGAGTTGGTGCAGGTGACGCGGTCCAATGTGGCCCTGGCCATCGAGGCGCTGGACCAGAGTTCGCAGAGATATCGCGCAGGCGTGGACGACACGCTTCCCGTGGTGCAGGCACAGGCGACGCTGGCCGATGCGCAGCAGCGCCAGACCGCCGCGGTCTTCCGCTTCAACCAGGCCAAGATTAATCTCGCGCGCGCGACCGGCGTCGTGGAAACCCAGTACCAAAATTATTTGGGCAAGTAG
- a CDS encoding DsbA family protein, which translates to MKTFPTFLAAAVVAAAALSPAAHAQFSAPPVSSQFRDTSMLKPPAGARVAVVEFEDLECPACAAAAPLVHRAVEQYHVPLVRYDFPLKMHVWSMDAAIYARWMQEKVSPKVADEYRASIFAAQQSIASKDDLLRATQKFTSDRKVALPFQVDPNGTLAAKVHADYALGEKLNVTRTPTIVVVTKDKYQIISGNETGTSDPNAIFGAIEAALAQTKAPAATATHPAHK; encoded by the coding sequence ATGAAGACCTTTCCTACTTTCCTTGCAGCCGCGGTCGTCGCCGCTGCGGCCCTCTCTCCTGCCGCGCACGCCCAGTTCAGTGCCCCGCCTGTGTCCAGCCAGTTCCGCGATACGTCCATGCTGAAGCCTCCGGCGGGAGCCCGCGTCGCCGTGGTCGAGTTCGAAGACCTGGAATGCCCCGCCTGCGCCGCCGCTGCGCCTCTCGTGCATCGCGCCGTCGAGCAGTACCATGTGCCCCTCGTCCGCTACGATTTTCCCCTCAAAATGCACGTCTGGAGCATGGATGCGGCCATTTACGCCCGCTGGATGCAGGAAAAGGTCAGCCCCAAGGTGGCCGATGAGTACCGCGCTTCCATCTTCGCCGCGCAGCAGTCGATCGCCAGCAAAGACGACCTTCTCCGCGCCACCCAGAAGTTCACCTCGGACCGTAAGGTGGCCCTTCCCTTCCAAGTGGACCCGAACGGTACCCTGGCCGCGAAGGTGCATGCCGACTACGCCCTGGGCGAGAAGCTCAATGTCACACGAACCCCGACCATCGTGGTCGTAACCAAGGACAAATACCAGATCATCTCAGGCAATGAGACCGGCACCTCCGATCCGAACGCGATCTTTGGTGCGATTGAAGCCGCCCTTGCCCAGACCAAAGCACCCGCCGCCACGGCAACACATCCTGCTCACAAGTAG
- a CDS encoding zinc dependent phospholipase C family protein yields MHLRFRRSIFCLCVLLCSVAPLGAYSVLTHEEIVDMAWTQHSVPLLKARFPGITPEQIKEAHAYAYGGCIIQDLGYYPKSSKAFSDLLHYVRTGDFVEALLRDASTPDELAFALGALAHYTADSIGHPYVNQVTAMEFPKLRKKYGPIVTYEQDKTAHLRTEFGFDVVGVARGKYAQEDYRTFIGFEVAKPLLNRAFEETYGLKLTDLLTNEDRSIGTARWAVSTLIPKMTKVALLTYHDQIEHATPGFDVKKFRYRMNRTTYEKNWGKTYQKPGFGSHLLAILITILPKIGPLKALKLQLPNGDEQTIYIHSVNETVDRYQAQIDLLKGSSVAQAIPDASSDGLHPDADAAQGTDPASVGHVEALNAARMPLDLPPIDLDTGKPIAPGEYELSDKAHADLLARIVREDKAGLPAELHQHLLNYYVGPDASKNTLEKKPKDWAKVQANLQTLKTLPDGPVSVPSATTETPEKATSNVPL; encoded by the coding sequence ATGCATCTCCGTTTCCGGCGATCGATTTTTTGTCTTTGCGTACTTTTATGCAGCGTCGCACCTCTCGGCGCCTACTCCGTCCTGACGCATGAAGAAATCGTCGACATGGCCTGGACTCAGCACTCGGTTCCGCTGCTGAAGGCCCGCTTCCCGGGAATTACGCCGGAACAGATTAAAGAGGCCCACGCCTATGCCTACGGCGGCTGCATCATCCAGGACCTCGGCTACTACCCGAAGAGCAGCAAGGCCTTTTCCGATCTTCTGCATTACGTTCGTACCGGCGACTTCGTGGAAGCCCTTCTCCGGGACGCCTCCACGCCCGACGAACTGGCCTTTGCCCTCGGTGCCCTCGCGCACTACACGGCCGACTCCATCGGACATCCCTATGTGAATCAGGTCACAGCGATGGAGTTCCCCAAGCTGCGCAAGAAGTACGGCCCGATCGTGACCTACGAGCAGGACAAGACAGCCCATCTCCGTACAGAGTTCGGCTTTGATGTCGTCGGCGTCGCTCGCGGCAAGTACGCGCAGGAGGATTACCGCACCTTTATCGGCTTCGAGGTGGCCAAGCCGCTTCTAAACCGCGCCTTTGAAGAGACCTACGGCCTCAAGCTTACCGACCTGCTCACCAACGAAGATCGCAGCATCGGAACGGCGCGCTGGGCGGTTTCCACCCTCATCCCCAAGATGACCAAGGTGGCCCTGCTGACCTACCACGACCAGATTGAACATGCGACGCCCGGCTTCGACGTGAAGAAGTTCCGCTATCGCATGAACCGCACGACGTACGAGAAGAACTGGGGCAAGACCTACCAGAAACCCGGTTTTGGGTCGCATCTTCTTGCGATCCTGATCACGATTCTTCCCAAGATCGGACCACTGAAGGCACTCAAGCTGCAATTGCCGAACGGCGATGAACAGACCATCTATATCCATAGCGTCAACGAGACTGTGGACCGATACCAGGCGCAGATCGATCTCCTCAAGGGAAGCTCCGTCGCGCAGGCAATTCCAGATGCTTCGAGCGATGGCCTGCATCCAGACGCAGATGCCGCCCAGGGTACAGATCCCGCTTCCGTTGGGCACGTCGAGGCGTTGAACGCCGCGAGGATGCCTCTCGACCTTCCGCCCATCGACCTCGACACGGGAAAACCGATCGCTCCCGGGGAATATGAGCTCTCCGACAAGGCACACGCCGACCTTCTCGCGCGCATCGTCCGGGAAGATAAGGCCGGTCTGCCCGCGGAGCTTCATCAACATCTGCTGAATTATTACGTCGGCCCCGATGCTTCGAAGAACACCCTCGAAAAGAAGCCCAAGGACTGGGCGAAGGTGCAGGCCAATCTGCAGACACTGAAGACGCTGCCCGATGGCCCTGTGAGCGTTCCGTCCGCAACGACCGAAACTCCTGAGAAGGCAACAAGCAACGTCCCGCTGTAG